One stretch of Pararhizobium qamdonense DNA includes these proteins:
- a CDS encoding sigma-54-dependent transcriptional regulator, producing the protein MTSQILVIDDDPVQRRLLTNMIERLGHIAHLADNGRSGLELLERKRGLISVILLDLMMPEMNGHGFLEAIAERGIDTPVIVQTGQGGIETVVLAMQAGAFDFVVKPVSPERLSVAITNALKMDHREGKSGRAPKRSRSGTVGFDDIVSASPAMIRVLDLARRAAQSNIPIVLEGESGVGKEMVARAIQHASERASKPFITVNCGAIPHNLVESILFGHEKGAFTGATEKHSGKFADADGGTLFLDEIGDLPLEVQVKLLRAVQQGEIETIGARHPQKVNVRLISATNKDLINEVREGRFREDLYYRLNVFPIAMPALRKRKEDIPVLVRTFVERFALEQRLASPLSVSSGAMALLTAYDWPGNIRQLENAIFRAVVLAEGSELTVKDFPQIATQIPGYVVAEKSGFTWEETGPAKGAVADANYLPPVYPHFSAAEKADPRSAAPDQHSENAIASVDDGGNVRKLADVEEELIRFALKFYRGQMSQVARKLGIGRSTLYRKLKDYGINPDDPFSEAA; encoded by the coding sequence ATGACATCCCAAATTCTCGTCATCGATGACGATCCGGTCCAGCGCCGGCTGCTGACGAACATGATCGAGCGGCTCGGTCACATCGCCCATCTCGCCGATAACGGACGCAGCGGTCTGGAATTGCTGGAGCGCAAGCGCGGGCTGATCAGCGTTATCCTTCTCGATCTGATGATGCCTGAAATGAACGGCCATGGTTTTCTCGAGGCCATCGCCGAGCGCGGCATCGATACGCCCGTGATCGTGCAGACAGGGCAGGGTGGCATCGAGACGGTGGTTCTCGCCATGCAGGCCGGCGCCTTCGATTTCGTGGTCAAGCCGGTCTCGCCCGAGCGGCTTTCCGTTGCCATTACCAATGCCTTGAAGATGGATCATCGCGAGGGCAAGAGTGGGCGCGCGCCAAAACGGTCACGCAGCGGCACCGTCGGGTTCGACGATATCGTCTCGGCAAGTCCTGCAATGATCCGGGTGCTCGACCTGGCGCGCCGCGCGGCGCAGTCCAATATTCCGATCGTCCTCGAAGGCGAATCCGGCGTCGGCAAGGAAATGGTCGCCCGGGCCATCCAGCATGCCAGCGAGCGCGCCAGCAAACCGTTTATCACGGTCAATTGTGGGGCCATCCCGCACAATCTGGTGGAGAGCATTCTCTTTGGCCATGAAAAGGGTGCCTTTACCGGCGCCACTGAAAAACATTCCGGCAAATTTGCCGATGCCGATGGCGGCACGCTGTTCCTGGATGAGATCGGCGACCTGCCGCTTGAAGTTCAGGTGAAGCTGCTGCGCGCCGTGCAGCAGGGCGAGATCGAAACGATCGGCGCCCGCCATCCGCAAAAGGTCAATGTCCGGCTAATCTCGGCCACCAATAAGGACCTCATCAATGAAGTCCGGGAGGGCCGCTTCCGCGAGGATCTCTATTACCGGCTGAACGTGTTTCCGATCGCCATGCCGGCGCTGCGCAAGCGCAAGGAGGATATTCCGGTTCTCGTTCGCACTTTCGTCGAGCGTTTCGCGCTGGAGCAGCGGCTCGCATCGCCGCTTTCGGTTTCCAGCGGCGCAATGGCGCTTCTGACGGCCTATGACTGGCCGGGCAATATCCGCCAGCTGGAAAATGCCATCTTCCGGGCGGTCGTTCTGGCAGAGGGGAGCGAACTGACGGTCAAGGATTTCCCGCAGATCGCCACACAGATCCCCGGCTATGTCGTTGCCGAAAAGTCGGGCTTCACCTGGGAGGAGACGGGGCCTGCCAAGGGCGCGGTTGCGGACGCCAATTATCTGCCGCCGGTCTATCCGCATTTCAGCGCTGCCGAGAAGGCCGATCCGCGCAGTGCTGCGCCGGATCAGCACTCTGAAAACGCGATTGCCAGCGTCGATGACGGCGGCAATGTGCGAAAGCTCGCCGATGTGGAAGAGGAACTGATTCGGTTTGCGCTGAAATTCTACCGGGGTCAGATGAGCCAGGTGGCGCGCAAGCTTGGCATCGGGCGCTCGACATTGTACCGTAAACTCAAGGATTACGGCATCAACCCGGACGATCCGTTCAGCGAGGCCGCGTAA
- a CDS encoding DUF882 domain-containing protein, producing MQNLFGFKKPNGSVIARFCAAVARKVPRVLASLLITASMVTPGFAPPVEAAGQTRTLKLYFIHTQEKASITFKRNGRYDAKGLQEINRFLRDWRRNEPTKMDPHLLDLVWEVYQKSGSRDYIHVVSAYRSPATNGMLRSRSKGVAKKSQHMLGKAMDFYLPDVKLKTLREIGMKFQVGGVGFYPTSGSPFVHMDVGGVRAWPRMTRNELVRLFPDGKTLHVPADGKPLPGYELAVADYKRRVGASAFEVAGGGTKGAGDKDTTKRKGTLFAMLFGAGGDEDEEPNAIASAADAEGSDEQPAAKAKVTQVAAAEQPLPGVDNSVAAAAEQQQKIAAPVPGVRPAFRDADAGIQTALVAPAKETAQEAWAAALPAPAETPQSEYADLTTYKIPVPQMLGKRGSNGDAGTDTLMASTDPNAAVLPEDVAALGFVPVPGSRPAGEEALMAVADANVAVPSFAERVQPQAVALAQKPVEAVAEAQTRVAQTPVAQTPVVQTRVALATPTQKEQPVEMAAFVPQPSAAARGAVFDNAFDPNAEAPAKGKRPKKQEADAATRSSVRTEPKLTQQIISSWALSNGRMATLSKPVKAPRFVSKSLRASPTTVYSAGFSNEAVTADTARFSGSAVNFLEVKKFSTN from the coding sequence TTGCAAAATTTGTTCGGATTCAAGAAGCCTAACGGCTCCGTGATAGCCCGCTTTTGCGCCGCGGTTGCCCGTAAGGTGCCGCGTGTTCTCGCATCGCTTCTGATCACAGCGTCCATGGTCACGCCTGGCTTTGCGCCGCCTGTCGAGGCAGCAGGCCAGACGCGCACGCTCAAGCTTTATTTCATCCACACCCAGGAAAAAGCGTCGATCACCTTCAAGCGCAATGGCCGATACGATGCCAAGGGCCTGCAGGAGATCAACCGCTTCCTGCGCGACTGGCGCCGCAATGAGCCGACGAAGATGGATCCCCATCTTCTCGACCTCGTCTGGGAAGTCTACCAGAAGAGCGGATCGCGCGATTATATCCACGTCGTCTCCGCCTACCGTTCGCCGGCCACCAACGGCATGCTGCGGTCGCGCTCCAAGGGCGTTGCCAAGAAAAGCCAGCATATGCTCGGCAAGGCGATGGATTTCTACCTGCCCGACGTCAAGTTGAAGACCCTTCGCGAAATCGGCATGAAGTTCCAGGTCGGCGGCGTCGGCTTTTATCCAACATCCGGCTCGCCGTTCGTGCATATGGATGTCGGCGGCGTTCGCGCCTGGCCGCGCATGACCCGCAACGAACTCGTCCGGCTGTTCCCGGACGGCAAGACATTGCACGTGCCGGCCGACGGCAAGCCGTTGCCGGGCTATGAACTGGCCGTTGCGGACTACAAGCGCCGTGTGGGTGCCAGCGCGTTCGAAGTGGCCGGTGGCGGAACCAAGGGTGCGGGCGACAAGGACACCACCAAGCGCAAGGGCACTCTGTTTGCCATGCTCTTCGGCGCCGGCGGCGACGAGGATGAAGAACCCAATGCAATCGCCAGCGCTGCTGATGCGGAAGGCTCTGACGAGCAGCCCGCTGCAAAGGCTAAGGTTACGCAGGTTGCTGCCGCAGAACAGCCCCTGCCTGGCGTTGATAATTCCGTTGCCGCCGCCGCCGAGCAGCAGCAGAAGATTGCAGCTCCCGTTCCCGGCGTAAGGCCAGCCTTTAGGGATGCCGATGCCGGCATTCAGACGGCGCTGGTTGCGCCCGCCAAGGAAACCGCGCAGGAGGCCTGGGCTGCCGCCCTGCCGGCGCCGGCCGAGACGCCCCAAAGCGAATATGCCGACCTGACCACCTACAAGATTCCGGTGCCGCAGATGCTGGGCAAACGTGGATCGAACGGCGACGCCGGAACCGACACGCTGATGGCGTCGACCGATCCGAATGCGGCGGTTCTGCCTGAAGATGTCGCAGCGCTCGGTTTTGTCCCGGTTCCCGGGTCGCGTCCTGCGGGCGAAGAAGCGCTGATGGCCGTAGCCGACGCCAATGTTGCCGTTCCCTCCTTTGCCGAACGGGTACAGCCGCAGGCCGTTGCCCTGGCGCAAAAGCCCGTGGAAGCCGTAGCCGAGGCGCAGACGCGGGTTGCCCAGACACCGGTTGCCCAAACACCGGTTGTTCAGACACGGGTTGCCTTGGCGACGCCGACGCAGAAGGAACAGCCGGTCGAGATGGCCGCGTTCGTGCCGCAACCGTCTGCTGCCGCGCGCGGCGCCGTGTTTGACAATGCATTCGACCCCAATGCCGAAGCGCCAGCCAAGGGCAAGCGCCCGAAGAAGCAGGAAGCCGACGCTGCGACCCGCTCTTCCGTGCGCACCGAGCCGAAGCTAACCCAGCAGATCATTTCCTCCTGGGCGCTGAGCAATGGCCGCATGGCGACGCTTTCCAAGCCGGTCAAGGCACCGCGCTTTGTCAGCAAGTCGTTGCGCGCGTCCCCGACGACGGTCTATTCGGCTGGCTTCTCGAACGAAGCCGTGACGGCTGACACGGCCCGTTTTAGCGGCTCCGCCGTCAACTTCCTGGAAGTGAAGAAGTTCAGCACCAACTGA
- the msrB gene encoding peptide-methionine (R)-S-oxide reductase MsrB codes for MPNYSKTPEAIAKLTAEQYRVTQENGTERPGTGQYNDNKKPGVYVDIVSGEPLFASSDKYESGCGWPSFTKPIEPAHVAELHDASHGMTRIEVRSAHGDSHLGHVFNDGPRDRGGLRYCINSASLRFVPRDKMEAEGYGDYLAQVEDI; via the coding sequence ATGCCGAACTATAGCAAGACCCCGGAAGCGATTGCGAAATTGACTGCGGAGCAGTACCGCGTCACGCAGGAAAACGGCACGGAACGGCCTGGTACGGGGCAATATAACGACAACAAGAAGCCGGGCGTCTATGTCGATATCGTTTCGGGAGAGCCGCTGTTTGCGTCCTCCGACAAGTACGAATCCGGCTGCGGCTGGCCGAGCTTTACCAAGCCGATCGAGCCGGCCCATGTTGCCGAGTTACACGATGCATCGCATGGCATGACCAGGATTGAGGTTCGATCGGCCCATGGCGACAGTCATCTCGGCCACGTCTTCAACGACGGCCCGCGCGATCGCGGTGGTTTGCGCTATTGCATCAACTCGGCTTCGCTGCGTTTTGTCCCGCGCGACAAGATGGAAGCGGAAGGTTATGGTGATTATCTCGCACAGGTGGAGGATATCTGA
- the msrA gene encoding peptide-methionine (S)-S-oxide reductase MsrA, whose translation MTTEHAVLAGGCFWGMQDLIRRYDGVLSTRVGYTGGDVENATYRNHGNHAEAIEIAFDPAKISYRELLEFFFQIHDPSTANRQGNDRGPSYRSAIYYTSDAQKQVALETIADVDASGLWPGKVVTEVEPASAFWEAEPEHQDYLERIPNGYTCHFIRPGWKLPRRGKGSEAAA comes from the coding sequence ATGACGACCGAACACGCAGTATTGGCCGGTGGCTGCTTCTGGGGCATGCAGGACCTCATCCGCCGTTATGACGGCGTCCTGTCGACGCGGGTCGGTTATACCGGCGGCGACGTCGAAAATGCGACCTATCGCAACCATGGCAACCATGCCGAGGCGATCGAAATTGCCTTCGATCCCGCAAAGATCAGCTATCGCGAGCTCCTGGAATTCTTCTTCCAGATCCATGATCCGTCGACAGCCAACCGCCAGGGCAATGACAGAGGCCCAAGCTACCGCTCGGCCATCTACTATACCAGCGACGCGCAAAAACAGGTTGCCCTGGAAACCATCGCCGATGTCGATGCCTCCGGGCTCTGGCCGGGAAAGGTGGTGACGGAAGTCGAACCCGCGAGCGCTTTCTGGGAAGCCGAGCCTGAGCATCAGGATTATCTGGAGCGGATTCCCAACGGCTATACCTGCCATTTCATCCGCCCGGGCTGGAAGCTGCCGCGCCGCGGCAAGGGCAGTGAAGCGGCTGCCTGA
- a CDS encoding DUF2312 domain-containing protein, translating into MSDAHGVARDQLRSFIERIERLEEEKKTIADDIKDVYGEAKGTGFDTKILKKVIAIRKQDKDERMEQEAILDTYLAALGMIEAPDAE; encoded by the coding sequence CCACGGCGTCGCACGCGACCAGCTTCGTTCGTTCATCGAGCGCATTGAGCGGCTGGAAGAAGAAAAGAAGACCATCGCCGACGACATCAAGGATGTGTATGGCGAAGCAAAGGGCACCGGCTTCGACACGAAGATCCTGAAAAAGGTCATCGCGATCCGCAAGCAGGACAAGGACGAGCGCATGGAACAGGAAGCCATCCTCGACACCTATCTCGCAGCCCTCGGCATGATCGAAGCCCCGGACGCAGAATAA